In Mytilus trossulus isolate FHL-02 chromosome 14, PNRI_Mtr1.1.1.hap1, whole genome shotgun sequence, a genomic segment contains:
- the LOC134696145 gene encoding leucine-rich repeat-containing protein 24-like translates to MHCNTGIIFHVFIFFIVISLSFCEKRCTLSYENEIHIANCSGIGLNHIPFELHHNIKILDLRNNGLKVIGANAFAKYDMLTQLYLQNNSLQEIKANAFAQLTQLKHLDLSVNQLTSVPTSAFPGLTSLLVLNFKGNKFSHLEDAAFTGLPSLTSLYLDGNYIEYVGNNAFEELSYLQTLELQNNNLKTLSEESVQYFTKQFKSFKLYNNPWFCDCRIRWLQQYLHNSSYHSLIHWIFPEGEPQCNSPSLVKDKSFSQLDESDFVCEIIMYSSNQDLTIKPKDKIELYCNYYADPYSSPKWTKNGMELTSDGLYGQYSIDTKQESMIYSTLTILDFSANDMGQYKCSVENARSSGSLKFTLSLEGHKFDPSIVKPSPIEEQKNSRNNHTIKITLSVVGGFLLLLVLIGMFIYMLLRFRRKHQRKLEERSQTFKEHLKTNVLNQSDITESEKYDKKPPVNGDMEIMECEPLYAQVRKDLNPNNTYVSFQGEFNDPEDNGGFSSSTNQTKGSDSSQCESTSPLLDDCSPIPCESHDLLYDPSHGAGSYYHTPQRAQTLNSRFLPSLSSYETYDTYLSYSTPYSTLSRNGNNIHGSHNGSYYHGPHGHYPMNGTHTLPLNSANRIPHKSASTSYIGPLPPKKPPRVFHSRDSMSLSQTSSSAGSEPSHTTKKLSLPKPGTVDSFGTAV, encoded by the coding sequence atgcatTGCAATACTGGAATTATCTTtcatgttttcatattttttatagttatttcaCTATCTTTTTGTGAAAAAAGATGTACACTTtcttatgaaaatgaaattcaCATTGCTAACTGTAGTGGAATTGGATTAAATCACATACCGTTTGAACTtcatcataatataaaaatacttGATCTCCGAAATAATGGTTTAAAAGTGATTGGTGCTAATGCTTTTGCAAAATATGATATGCTGACACAACTATATTTGCAAAACAACTCACTACAAGAAATAAAAGCAAATGCTTTTGCCCAACTTACTCAACTGAAGCATTTAGATTTATCGGTGAATCAGTTGACGAGTGTGCCGACTTCAGCTTTTCCTGGACTTACGTCTCTTCTAGTGCTTAATTTTAAAGGTAATAAATTCAGCCATCTTGAAGATGCTGCCTTTACTGGATTACCATCTTTGACAAGTCTATATCTTGATGGAAACTATATTGAATATGTCGGAAACAATGCTTTCGAAGAATTGAGCTATTTACAAACATTGgaattacaaaacaataatttgaaaactttgAGTGAAGAATCTGTGCAATACTTTACAAAACAATTCAAGTCTTTCAAACTTTACAATAATCCGTGGTTCTGCGATTGTCGCATCAGATGGCTGCAGCAATACTTACACAATTCATCATATCATAGTTTAATTCATTGGATATTTCCTGAAGGGGAGCCGCAATGCAATTCACCAAGCTTAGTAAAAGACAAATCTTTTTCACAGCTGGATGAGAGTGACTTCGTTTGTGAAATCATAATGTATTCTAGTAATCAAGATCTCACAATAAAACCGAAAGATAAAATTGAACTTTACTGTAATTATTATGCCGACCCTTATTCATCACCAAAGTGGACAAAAAATGGGATGGAATTAACAAGTGATGGACTATATGGTCAATATAGCATTGACACAAAGCAAGAGTCTATGATATATAGTACTCTGACGATTTTAGATTTTAGTGCTAATGATATGGGACAATACAAGTGTTCTGTGGAAAATGCGAGGAGTTCTGGGAGTTTAAAGTTCACATTGTCCTTAGAAGGGCATAAATTTGACCCGTCTATAGTGAAACCTTCTCCAATAGAGGAACAAAAAAACTCACGAAATAATCATACGATAAAAATTACCTTATCAGTAGTTGGTGGCTTTTTACttcttttggttttgattggaatgtttatttacatgttacTAAGATTTCGAAGGAAACATCAACGAAAACTGGAAGAACGAAGTCAGACATTCAAAGAACATCTTAAAACAAATGTCTTGAATCAATCAGATATTACCGAATcagaaaaatatgataaaaaaccACCAGTGAATGGGGATATGGAAATTATGGAATGTGAACCATTATATGCACAAGTCAGAAAAGACTTAAATCCTAATAATACTTATGTGTCATTCCAAGGAGAATTTAATGACCCTGAAGATAATGGTGGCTTCTCATCCTCCACCAATCAAACTAAAGGAAGCGATAGTTCTCAGTGTGAATCAACTTCACCATTACTTGATGACTGTTCTCCCATTCCATGTGAATCTCATGACCTACTTTATGACCCCTCACATGGTGCAGGATCATATTATCATACTCCACAACGAGCTCAAACTTTAAACTCTCGATTCCTGCCATCGTTAAGTTCATATGAAACGTATGACACTTATCTATCATATAGTACACCGTATAGTACTCTATCACGCAATGGGAACAATATTCATGGCTCTCACAATGGGAGTTATTATCATGGTCCACATGGACACTACCCAATGAATGGGACACATACATTACCATTAAATAGTGCTAATAGAATTCCTCACAAAAGTGCTTCAACAAGTTATATAGGACCTTTACCGCCAAAGAAACCACCACGAGTGTTTCATTCACGAGATAGTATGTCACTTTCACAAACAAGTAGTAGTGCTGGCAGTGAACCATCacatacaacaaaaaaactgTCGTTGCCAAAACCTGGTACGGTTGATTCATTTGGGACTGCAGTATGA